In the genome of Desulfovibrio desulfuricans, one region contains:
- the queA gene encoding tRNA preQ1(34) S-adenosylmethionine ribosyltransferase-isomerase QueA, with protein sequence MPTEEADFFLESYNFELPESQIAQFPPEERGASRLLVMPREGALDLEHRQFSDLPDCLPKGALLVANNSRVLQARLLGTRSTGGKVEFLLLTPLPLVLERARPDKLGGYSAEVEGLIRSGGSIRDGEHLEFGAGISVTVLESGEFGHRRVRLAWDGDLSRAFAATGHIPLPPYIKRSDAEEDLSRYQTIYSREDKTGSVAAPTAGLHFTPEMREILKARGFQWADVTLYVGYGTFSPVRSADIRGHRMHREYVEIPEATARAIAEAKQQGRPVIAVGTTSLRSLEGVAELCGRVQPFTGWTDIFLYPGRPFRVVDGLLTNFHLPESSLIMLVSALAGRKRVLAAYAEAVKRGYRFFSYGDAMLIR encoded by the coding sequence ATGCCCACTGAGGAAGCGGATTTTTTTCTCGAAAGCTATAATTTTGAACTGCCGGAATCACAGATAGCCCAGTTTCCGCCAGAGGAACGCGGGGCTTCCCGCCTGCTGGTCATGCCGCGCGAGGGCGCGCTTGACCTTGAGCACCGGCAGTTCAGCGACCTGCCCGACTGCCTGCCCAAGGGGGCGCTGCTGGTGGCCAACAACTCGCGCGTATTGCAGGCGCGGCTGCTGGGCACGCGCTCTACCGGCGGCAAGGTGGAGTTTTTGCTGCTCACGCCGCTGCCGCTCGTGCTTGAGCGGGCACGGCCTGACAAACTTGGCGGTTACAGCGCCGAGGTCGAAGGGCTCATCCGTTCGGGCGGCAGCATACGCGACGGCGAGCACCTTGAATTTGGCGCGGGCATAAGCGTAACCGTGCTTGAATCGGGCGAATTTGGCCACCGCCGCGTGCGCCTGGCCTGGGACGGCGACCTTTCCAGGGCCTTTGCCGCCACCGGGCACATACCGCTGCCGCCCTACATCAAGCGGTCTGATGCGGAGGAAGACCTGAGCCGCTACCAGACCATCTATTCCCGCGAAGACAAGACGGGGTCTGTGGCCGCGCCCACGGCTGGGCTGCACTTTACCCCCGAAATGCGTGAAATTCTGAAAGCCAGAGGCTTTCAGTGGGCAGACGTAACCCTGTATGTGGGGTACGGAACCTTTAGCCCTGTGCGCAGCGCCGACATACGCGGGCACCGCATGCACAGGGAATATGTGGAAATTCCCGAGGCGACGGCGCGGGCCATTGCCGAGGCCAAGCAACAGGGACGGCCCGTGATTGCCGTGGGCACCACAAGCCTGCGCTCTCTGGAAGGCGTGGCCGAACTGTGCGGCAGGGTGCAACCCTTTACCGGCTGGACAGACATATTCCTGTATCCCGGCAGGCCCTTTCGCGTTGTTGACGGTCTGCTGACCAATTTCCATTTGCCTGAATCTTCCCTGATCATGCTGGTTTCTGCCCTGGCGGGGCGCAAGCGTGTGCTTGCGGCATACGCCGAGGCCGTGAAAAGGGGATACCGGTTCTTTTCATATGGGGATGCCATGCTTATTCGCTGA
- a CDS encoding LysO family transporter, producing the protein MFIALGLTFLGMALGFLLRGQPWITWLIRCVTPAIMLLLFALGISVGGNETLMQSLPRLGGAALALTAASILGSFACMALVNRFFPQSPAPAPLTGKPDASKSTKPEQQA; encoded by the coding sequence ATGTTTATCGCGCTTGGACTGACCTTTCTTGGTATGGCCCTGGGCTTTTTGCTGCGCGGGCAGCCATGGATTACCTGGCTGATCCGTTGCGTCACCCCCGCCATCATGCTGCTGCTTTTTGCCCTGGGCATCTCTGTGGGCGGCAATGAAACGCTCATGCAGTCCCTGCCCCGCCTTGGCGGCGCCGCCCTTGCCCTCACGGCGGCGAGCATCCTGGGCTCCTTTGCCTGCATGGCGCTCGTAAACCGCTTTTTTCCCCAGTCTCCAGCCCCCGCGCCGCTGACGGGCAAGCCTGATGCCAGCAAGAGCACCAAACCGGAGCAGCAGGCATGA
- the vorB gene encoding 3-methyl-2-oxobutanoate dehydrogenase subunit VorB, which produces MSATTERMLIKGNEAVAFGAIDAGCRCYFGYPITPQNEVPEALSSLLPENGGQFVQAESEVSAINMVLGAAACGIPALTSSSSCGISLMQEGISYMAGSQIPGVIVNMQRGGPGLGDIGPSQGDYFQAVKGGGHGDHRNLVIAPSTAQECYDFMFRAFALAFKYANPVMVLGDAIVGQIKEPVRRVPPKDAVPAEDLAALAAPWRMEGFGRRGPNAAPRLLKSVYLAEGALAERNRMLMRKYESMKADCAFECVDTDDAELIVVAFGSIARIARSAIRQLRAEGHKIGLFRPITLFPFPEEALRALAPGRRFLVMEQNTGQMVEDVRLSLFGQPGVSPASVLWHGVMPGLFIGADALRDPMLQALKEN; this is translated from the coding sequence ATGAGCGCCACTACTGAACGCATGCTCATCAAGGGCAACGAGGCTGTGGCCTTTGGCGCCATTGACGCGGGCTGCCGTTGCTATTTTGGTTATCCCATCACCCCGCAAAACGAAGTGCCCGAGGCCCTCTCCTCACTGCTGCCCGAAAACGGCGGGCAGTTTGTGCAGGCCGAGAGCGAGGTGAGCGCCATCAACATGGTGCTGGGCGCAGCCGCCTGCGGCATACCCGCGCTTACGTCGTCCTCCAGCTGCGGCATCTCGCTGATGCAGGAGGGTATTTCGTACATGGCGGGCAGCCAGATACCCGGCGTCATCGTCAACATGCAGCGCGGCGGGCCGGGCCTTGGCGACATCGGCCCCTCGCAGGGCGATTATTTTCAGGCCGTCAAGGGCGGCGGCCACGGCGACCACCGCAATCTGGTGATTGCCCCCTCCACAGCCCAGGAGTGCTACGACTTCATGTTCAGGGCCTTTGCCCTGGCGTTCAAATACGCCAACCCGGTCATGGTGCTGGGCGACGCCATTGTTGGCCAGATCAAGGAACCCGTGCGCCGCGTGCCGCCCAAGGACGCCGTGCCCGCCGAAGATCTGGCCGCCCTTGCCGCGCCCTGGCGCATGGAGGGCTTTGGCCGTCGCGGCCCCAATGCCGCGCCGCGACTGCTCAAGTCGGTATATCTGGCCGAAGGCGCGCTGGCCGAGCGCAACCGCATGCTCATGCGCAAGTACGAATCCATGAAGGCCGACTGCGCCTTTGAATGCGTGGACACCGACGATGCGGAACTCATCGTGGTGGCCTTTGGCTCCATTGCCCGCATCGCCCGCAGCGCCATACGCCAGTTGCGTGCCGAAGGGCACAAGATTGGTCTGTTCCGGCCCATTACGCTGTTTCCCTTTCCGGAAGAAGCCCTGCGCGCCCTTGCGCCTGGACGGCGTTTTCTGGTTATGGAGCAGAACACGGGGCAGATGGTGGAAGACGTCCGCCTGTCCCTTTTCGGCCAGCCGGGGGTATCGCCCGCATCCGTGCTGTGGCACGGCGTTATGCCGGGGCTGTTCATCGGCGCTGATGCCCTGCGCGACCCCATGCTGCAGGCCCTCAAGGAGAACTGA
- a CDS encoding indolepyruvate ferredoxin oxidoreductase subunit alpha codes for MSRVVFMEERCKGCRLCVEVCPVHILKPSGRFNRHGYEVMEMDGQCTGCTSCAVMCPDVAIRVFKSAKTREDKA; via the coding sequence ATGTCAAGAGTTGTATTCATGGAAGAGCGCTGCAAAGGCTGCCGCCTGTGTGTGGAAGTCTGCCCGGTGCACATCCTTAAACCTTCGGGCCGGTTTAACCGTCACGGTTATGAAGTGATGGAAATGGACGGCCAATGTACGGGCTGCACTTCGTGCGCGGTCATGTGTCCCGATGTGGCCATACGCGTGTTTAAAAGCGCGAAAACCAGGGAGGACAAGGCATGA
- the coaBC gene encoding bifunctional phosphopantothenoylcysteine decarboxylase/phosphopantothenate--cysteine ligase CoaBC, whose amino-acid sequence MSEAKSGLNTPFDQSTHFERKRLHLGVCGSIACYKAADLLRAWTGMGIHVSATLTPGARRFVTPLLFESLGALPVYEDMFSPGQDVFSHLEPGQHAEAMVVAPASADALFRLAHGAASDMLAAQALAFDGPLIIAPAMNPRMWSNPATQANIDILRQRGARVVTPACGGTACGEQGEGRLAPLHDIFLAALRALAPQDMAGKRVMVTLGPTREAWDGVRFWSNPSTGLMGAALAVCAWLRGAEATVVSGPGVRVRLPREIARVDVVSARDMFEAASGLWPNMDMGMFTAAVADFSPQPFGPHKFKKIDAPDGLTVAFTPNPDILRTLAHGRKPGQKVLGFAAETAPDMKALLPLAHAKLQGKKADVLAANRINSTDSGFGTPTNAMAVVDAAGHEEIWPTQSKADVAWELCSWLLRS is encoded by the coding sequence ATGAGTGAAGCAAAAAGTGGTCTGAACACCCCCTTTGACCAGAGCACCCACTTTGAACGCAAGCGCCTGCACCTTGGCGTGTGCGGTTCCATTGCCTGCTACAAGGCCGCCGACCTGCTGCGCGCCTGGACGGGAATGGGCATCCATGTTTCCGCCACGCTCACGCCCGGCGCACGCCGTTTTGTGACGCCCCTGCTGTTTGAGTCGCTGGGCGCCCTGCCCGTATACGAAGACATGTTTTCGCCGGGGCAGGATGTTTTTTCGCACCTTGAGCCGGGGCAGCACGCCGAGGCCATGGTAGTTGCCCCGGCCTCGGCCGACGCGCTTTTTCGTCTGGCGCACGGCGCTGCCAGCGACATGCTGGCGGCGCAGGCTCTGGCCTTTGACGGGCCGCTGATCATCGCCCCGGCCATGAACCCCCGCATGTGGAGCAACCCTGCAACCCAGGCCAACATAGACATTTTGCGCCAGCGCGGCGCACGCGTCGTGACCCCGGCCTGCGGCGGCACGGCCTGCGGCGAGCAGGGCGAGGGACGGCTGGCCCCCCTGCACGACATTTTTCTTGCCGCCTTGCGCGCGCTTGCCCCGCAGGACATGGCCGGCAAGCGCGTCATGGTCACGCTGGGCCCCACCCGCGAGGCCTGGGACGGCGTGCGCTTTTGGTCAAACCCCTCTACCGGCCTTATGGGCGCGGCGCTGGCGGTATGCGCGTGGCTGCGCGGCGCGGAGGCGACGGTTGTCAGCGGCCCCGGCGTGCGCGTGCGCCTGCCGCGCGAGATAGCGCGCGTGGACGTGGTAAGCGCACGCGACATGTTCGAGGCGGCCTCCGGCCTTTGGCCCAACATGGATATGGGCATGTTTACCGCTGCGGTGGCGGATTTTTCGCCCCAGCCCTTTGGCCCGCACAAATTCAAAAAAATCGATGCCCCCGACGGCCTCACTGTGGCCTTTACGCCCAACCCCGATATTTTGCGCACCCTCGCCCATGGCCGCAAACCCGGACAAAAAGTGCTGGGCTTCGCCGCCGAGACGGCCCCCGACATGAAGGCCCTGCTGCCGCTGGCCCATGCCAAGCTACAAGGCAAAAAGGCCGATGTGCTGGCCGCCAACCGCATTAATTCCACCGACAGCGGCTTTGGCACGCCCACCAACGCCATGGCCGTCGTGGACGCCGCAGGGCATGAAGAAATCTGGCCCACCCAAAGCAAGGCCGATGTGGCCTGGGAACTGTGCTCATGGCTTTTGCGTTCGTAA
- the fumC gene encoding class II fumarate hydratase yields the protein MGGSAQGKAPHILDVPVGMDAVGEREEFDSMGRVMVPADRYWGAQTQRSLEHFAIGDDRMPMEICRALCLIKKASALVNARMGKLPPWKAQAIDRAAQEGMDGLLDGHFPLFVWQTGSGTQTNMNVNEVLSNRAIQLLGGVMGSQKPVGPNDDVNMSQSSNDAFPTAMHLAAVLSCDARLLPEVEALAQAVELKAAQWMDVVKIGRTHLQDAVPLSVGQEWSGYAAQLRACMEYLCAARNGLYPLALGGTAVGTGLNAPAGFSEAVAHELAVITGKPFVTAPNKFMALASQDAVVRFSAALRGLAVALIKIANDMRWLAAGPRCGLAELQLPENEPGSSIMPGKVNPTQCEALIMIAIQVMGNDSAVALAGSQGNFELNVMRPVAIKNVLHSITILADGCRKFRQHSVQGTELNRTRIDFFVNNSLMLVTALSPVIGYQQAAKIAEKASAEGLTLKEAALALGAVTAEQFDSIVRPETMIGHGLAGA from the coding sequence ATGGGCGGTTCGGCACAGGGCAAAGCCCCGCACATTCTGGACGTGCCGGTGGGCATGGACGCCGTGGGCGAAAGGGAAGAATTTGACAGCATGGGGCGGGTCATGGTGCCCGCCGACCGATACTGGGGAGCGCAAACACAGCGCTCGCTCGAGCATTTTGCCATCGGCGATGACAGAATGCCCATGGAGATCTGCCGCGCGCTCTGCCTGATAAAAAAGGCCAGCGCGCTGGTCAATGCCCGTATGGGCAAACTGCCTCCATGGAAGGCGCAGGCCATAGACCGCGCCGCGCAGGAAGGCATGGACGGTCTGCTGGACGGGCATTTTCCCCTTTTTGTCTGGCAGACGGGTTCGGGCACGCAGACCAACATGAACGTCAACGAGGTTTTGTCCAACCGCGCCATACAGTTGCTGGGCGGCGTCATGGGCAGCCAGAAACCCGTAGGCCCCAACGACGACGTCAACATGAGCCAGTCGTCCAACGACGCCTTTCCCACGGCCATGCATCTGGCTGCCGTGCTGAGCTGCGACGCCAGGCTGCTGCCGGAGGTGGAGGCGCTGGCCCAGGCAGTTGAGCTCAAGGCTGCCCAGTGGATGGATGTGGTAAAGATAGGCCGCACCCACCTGCAGGACGCCGTTCCCCTGAGCGTGGGGCAGGAGTGGTCGGGCTACGCCGCCCAGCTGCGCGCCTGCATGGAGTACCTGTGCGCGGCCCGCAACGGTCTTTACCCGCTGGCCCTGGGCGGAACAGCCGTGGGCACGGGCCTCAACGCGCCTGCGGGCTTCAGCGAGGCAGTCGCGCACGAGCTGGCGGTTATTACGGGCAAGCCCTTTGTCACGGCCCCCAACAAGTTTATGGCGCTGGCGTCGCAAGACGCGGTGGTGCGCTTCAGCGCCGCCCTGCGCGGGCTGGCCGTGGCGCTCATCAAGATAGCCAACGACATGCGCTGGCTTGCGGCAGGGCCGCGTTGCGGGCTGGCCGAGCTGCAGCTGCCGGAGAACGAACCCGGCTCATCCATCATGCCCGGCAAGGTTAACCCTACCCAGTGCGAGGCCCTGATCATGATCGCCATACAGGTCATGGGCAACGACAGCGCCGTTGCCCTGGCCGGAAGTCAGGGCAACTTTGAACTCAACGTCATGCGCCCGGTCGCGATCAAAAACGTCCTGCACTCCATAACCATTCTGGCCGACGGCTGCCGCAAGTTCCGCCAGCATTCCGTGCAAGGCACCGAGCTCAACAGGACCAGAATAGACTTTTTTGTCAACAACTCCCTCATGCTGGTTACGGCGCTTTCACCGGTTATCGGCTACCAGCAGGCGGCAAAAATTGCGGAAAAAGCCTCCGCAGAGGGCCTTACCCTCAAAGAGGCAGCCCTGGCGCTGGGCGCGGTAACTGCGGAGCAGTTTGACAGCATCGTGCGGCCAGAAACCATGATCGGGCACGGCCTGGCCGGGGCCTGA
- a CDS encoding thiamine pyrophosphate-dependent enzyme produces MQAQELDALRPAEGESLVFDTNPVLNERPTHYCPGCHHGIAHRLVTEVLHELGVAERTILVASVGCATFTYDYFNVDGLEAPHGRACAVATGVRRARPDSVVFTYQGDGDMAAIGMAESMHAANRGEKITAVFINNTVYGMTGGQMAPTTLVGQKTTTSRQGRSVSNEGGPIRMAEIMAQLDGVAYSARCSLDSVKHVRESKKALRKAFEVQLQGLGFGFIELLSGCPTNWHLDPIAANKRIAEAMIPVFPLGVYKDMTANGEADHA; encoded by the coding sequence ATGCAAGCTCAGGAACTGGACGCCCTGCGTCCCGCCGAGGGCGAAAGCCTGGTTTTTGATACCAACCCCGTGCTCAACGAGCGCCCCACCCACTATTGCCCCGGCTGCCACCACGGCATTGCCCACAGGCTGGTGACCGAGGTGCTGCACGAGCTGGGCGTGGCCGAGCGCACCATTCTGGTGGCCTCTGTGGGCTGCGCCACCTTTACCTACGACTACTTTAACGTGGACGGCCTTGAGGCCCCGCATGGCCGCGCCTGCGCCGTGGCCACAGGGGTGCGCCGCGCCCGTCCGGACTCTGTGGTGTTCACCTATCAGGGCGATGGCGACATGGCCGCCATCGGCATGGCCGAATCGATGCACGCGGCCAACCGTGGCGAAAAGATCACCGCCGTCTTCATCAACAACACGGTGTACGGCATGACCGGCGGTCAGATGGCCCCCACCACGCTGGTGGGGCAAAAGACCACCACTTCGCGGCAGGGGCGCTCGGTCAGCAACGAGGGCGGGCCTATCCGTATGGCCGAAATTATGGCCCAGCTGGACGGTGTGGCATACTCCGCCCGTTGCTCGCTGGATTCGGTCAAGCACGTGCGCGAGTCCAAAAAGGCGTTGCGCAAGGCCTTTGAGGTGCAGTTGCAGGGTCTGGGCTTTGGCTTTATCGAGCTGCTCTCGGGCTGCCCCACCAACTGGCACCTGGACCCCATTGCCGCCAACAAACGCATTGCCGAGGCCATGATACCCGTATTTCCCCTTGGGGTGTACAAGGACATGACCGCCAATGGGGAGGCCGACCATGCCTAG
- a CDS encoding 2-oxoacid:acceptor oxidoreductase family protein gives MPSVYQDVIMAGFGGQGVMLIGNLLAQAGMEHGLEVSFIPVYGAEMRGGTANCTVVLDEHPIGSPLVREPMSTIILNGPSLDKFQPRLAADGVQIVNASLVDENLLDAAKRTVYIPVNDMAHELGNVKMANMVALGAWLKATGALPLNVVQEALNHVVSAHYAKLIAANAKALEQGYNFA, from the coding sequence ATGCCTAGCGTATATCAGGATGTGATCATGGCCGGGTTTGGCGGCCAGGGCGTTATGCTTATTGGCAACCTGCTGGCCCAGGCGGGCATGGAGCACGGGCTTGAAGTGAGCTTTATCCCCGTGTACGGGGCGGAGATGCGCGGCGGTACGGCCAACTGCACGGTGGTGCTCGACGAGCACCCCATCGGTTCGCCCCTGGTTCGCGAGCCCATGTCCACCATCATTCTCAACGGGCCTTCGCTCGACAAGTTCCAGCCCCGGCTGGCTGCGGACGGCGTGCAGATTGTCAACGCCTCGCTGGTGGACGAAAACCTGCTCGATGCCGCCAAACGCACGGTGTATATCCCCGTCAACGACATGGCGCACGAGCTGGGCAATGTTAAGATGGCCAACATGGTGGCGCTGGGCGCGTGGCTCAAGGCCACCGGCGCTCTGCCCCTCAACGTGGTGCAGGAAGCCCTGAACCACGTGGTCAGCGCGCACTACGCCAAGCTGATCGCTGCCAACGCCAAGGCGCTGGAGCAGGGCTACAACTTCGCCTAG